In Vigna unguiculata cultivar IT97K-499-35 chromosome 3, ASM411807v1, whole genome shotgun sequence, a single genomic region encodes these proteins:
- the LOC114179454 gene encoding magnesium protoporphyrin IX methyltransferase, chloroplastic — protein sequence MAFSSSLWSSLIVPNPNRTTISPRFSHKPHKLPLSPAFAIPPLSTATAADVAGAIDGTTVAVVSGGFVAALAAVLSLTDPERRRQMQAEEVGGGDKEVVREYFNNSGFQRWKKIYGDTDEVNRVQRDIRLGHSKTVESTLNMLKDEGSLQGVTVCDAGCGTGSLSIPLAKEGAVVYASDISAAMVAEAEQQAKEQLVASENGSAPVLPKFVVKDLESLDGKYDTVVCLDVLIHYPQSKADGMIGHLASLANNRLILSFAPKTFYYDILKRIGELFPGPSKATRAYLHSEADVERALKKVGWTIRKKGLITTQFYFARLIEAVPM from the exons ATGGCGTTCTCGTCGTCGCTATGGTCTTCCCTCATTGTTCCAAACCCTAACAGAACCACCATTTCCCCTCGATTCTCTCACAAACCGCACAAACTGCCGCTGTCGCCGGCATTTGCCATCCCGCCGCTCTCGACGGCAACCGCGGCCGATGTCGCGGGTGCTATCGACGGGACCACAGTGGCGGTGGTGAGCGGGGGGTTCGTGGCGGCACTGGCGGCGGTGCTGTCGCTGACGGACCCCGAGCGGCGGCGGCAGATGCAGGCGGAGGAGGTGGGGGGAGGAGACAAGGAGGTGGTGAGGGAGTACTTCAACAACTCCGGGTTCCAGCGGTGGAAGAAAATCTACGGCGACACGGACGAGGTGAACCGGGTTCAGCGCGACATTCGGTTGGGACACTCGAAGACCGTAGAGAGCACGCTGAACATGTTGAAGGACGAAGGGTCGCTTCAGGGCGTCACGGTTTGCGACGCCGGTTGTGGGACCGGTTCGCTCTCAATTCCTCTCGCGAAAGAGGGTGCTGTCGTGTACGCCAGTGATATCTCCGCAGCTATGGTTGCTGAAGCTGAGCAACAG GCAAAAGAACAACTTGTAGCCAGTGAGAATGGATCCGCCCCTGTGTTGCCAAAGTTTGTAGTGAAGGATTTAGAGAGTTTGGATGGGAAGTATGACACGGTGGTCTGCCTTGATGTTTTGATTCACTACCCTCAAAGTAAAGCTGATGGGATGATCGGCCACCTTGCTTCACTGGCCAACAACCGATTGATTCTGAGTTTTGCTCCGAAGACGTTTTATTATGATATACTAAAGAGGATTGGAGAGTTGTTCCCTGGTCCTTCAAAGGCAACAAGGGCATATCTTCATTCCGAAGCAGATGTTGAAAGAGCATTGAAAAAGGTTGGCTGGACCATAAGGAAGAAAGGCTTAATCACTACTCAATTTTACTTTGCTAGGCTTATTGAGGCTGTTCCTATGTAG